The proteins below are encoded in one region of Lactuca sativa cultivar Salinas chromosome 3, Lsat_Salinas_v11, whole genome shotgun sequence:
- the LOC111914521 gene encoding probable protein phosphatase 2C 52 — protein sequence MGCCISTSSHSTCSSMSEGEVVTMCGVQKRTRTTSSYHMNTLQQMTSIPNRIFTNGKSQSSCIYTQQGRKGVNQDAMIVWEDFMEEGLTFCGVFDGHGPQGHLVARKVRDTLPLKLYSFLDSHESKKKKSTGSNCCSGNSRSDCDEGIEDKDKVDSLWKEAFLKSYKSMDKELRSHPSLDCFCSGSTAVTIVKQGSNLFMGSIGDSRAIMASNDSNNSLVAIQLTVDLKPDLPREAERIKRCKGRVFALQDEPEVSRVWLPFDDAPGLAMARAFGDFCLKEYGVISIPEFSHRIITEKDKFIVLASDGVWDVLSNEEVIEIVSSSPIRSTAARTVVDSAAREWRNKYPTSRMDDCAVVCLFLDGKMDSESDYEEQGVSSATLQSDCNQSGNVNESDDAQICEPSLQRNFTVRSSEEKNDEVGVVVCDDHGWSGLEGVTRVNSLVQLPRFSEETPGE from the exons ATGGGGTGTTGTATCTCAACAAGTAGTCACAGTACCTGTAGTAGCATGAGCGAAGGAGAAGTTGTCACCATGTGTGGTGTGCAAAAGCGAACAAGAACAACATCTTCATACCACATGAACACCTTACAACAAATGACCTCTATACCCAACAGGATTTTTACAAATGGGAAGAGCCAAAGTTCTTGTATATATACACAACAAGGGCGTAAAGGTGTAAACCAAGATGCCATGATTGTTTGGGAA GATTTCATGGAAGAAGGTTTGACCTTCTGTGGAGTCTTTGATGGCCATGGACCTCAAGGGCATCTTGTTGCCCGTAAAGTTCGTGATACTTTACCATTGAAGTTATATTCTTTCCTTGATTCTCATGAGTCAAAGAAAAAAAAGTCAACCGGTTCTAATTGTTGCAGTGGGAATTCTAGATCAGATTGTGATGAGGGAATAGAGGATAAAGATAAAGTTGACTCATTATGGAAAGAAGCATTTTTGAAATCGTATAAATCAATGGATAAAGAATTAAGATCTCATCCTAGTTTGGATTGCTTCTGTAGTGGTAGCACAGCTGTCACCATTGTAAAacag GGGTCAAATCTTTTCATGGGAAGTATAGGAGATTCACGCGCGATCATGGCTTCAAACGATAGTAACAATTCGCTTGTAGCAAttcagttgaccgttgacttgaagCCCGACTTACCAA GAGAAGCTGAAAGGATTAAACGATGTAAAGGTCGGGTTTTCGCATTGCAAGATGAACCTGAGGTGTCGCGAGTTTGGTTGCCATTTGATGATGCACCAGGGTTAGCAATGGCGAGAGCATTTGGGGATTTTTGTTTGAAGGAATATGGAGTGATTTCTATTCCTGAATTTTCTCACAGGATTATTACAGAGAAAGATAAGTTCATTGTTCTTGCATCAGATGGG GTTTGGGATGTTTTGAGCAATGAAGAAGTGATTGAGATAGTGTCGTCATCTCCAATTCGGTCAACAGCAGCAAGAACAGTGGTTGACTCAGCTGCTCGTGAGTGGAGAAACAAATACCCGACATCAAGAATGGATGATTGTGcagttgtttgtttgtttttggaTGGAAAGATGGATTCTGAATCGGATTATGAAGAACAAGGAGTGTCTTCTGCCACTTTACAGAGTGATTGCAATCAATCTGGTAATGTGAATGAATCAGATGATGCTCAGATATGTGAGCCATCATTGCAGAGGAACTTTACAGTTAGATCATCAGAAGAGAAGAATGATGAAGTGGGTGTGGTGGTTTGTGATGATCATGGGTGGTCTGGGTTGGAAGGAGTCACCCGAGTCAACTCACTGGTCCAGTTGCCAAGATTTTCGGAAGAGACACCAGGAGAATGA